A window of Fundulus heteroclitus isolate FHET01 chromosome 15, MU-UCD_Fhet_4.1, whole genome shotgun sequence contains these coding sequences:
- the LOC105930528 gene encoding leukotriene B4 receptor 1-like: protein MEQLNSTVVISNMSSLGPLLHRSWNFKDVIPVVMLCLCCLLGVPGNIGVILLKPNWLHLSSVSRSLMLNLAISDLLCLLTLPPWIYSLLYGWSFGLVACKVLAYLVYCTIYGSQLTVTVLSIQRYLIVVRQKRLPEMKNAMLLVVLWMVAFILSIPVLVVRQLSTHQQQIVCQSQYSSEAQGVVVLLAETLFDTFSFSVIVFSYKHIHRKINRAAFFNNPQTTRLVTSIIVSFFVLRTPYHVINVLGVAAMCLKNKSLLDFCIKMWDIVKAFTFVNSWLNPLLYAFTSNIICTVCRKKEQRQRQSLQNIQTPDMSTVDRHHDI from the coding sequence ATGGAGCAACTAAACTCCACTGTGGTCATCTCTAACATGTCTTCTTTAGGACCTCTTCTACATCGCTCCTGGAACTTCAAGGATGTCATCCCTGTGGTGATGCTGTGCCTCTGCTGCTTACTAGGAGTTCCCGGAAATATTGGTGTGATTCTTCTCAAGCCAAACTGGCTCCATCTTTCCAGTGTGAGCAGGAGTTTAATGCTGAACCTTGCCATTTCTGACTTGCTCTGCCTCCTCACCCTTCCACCATGGATTTACAGTCTACTGTACGGCTGGAGCTTCGGCCTGGTGGCCTGTAAGGTTCTAGCCTACCTTGTGTACTGCACCATTTATGGCAGCCAGCTGACAGTGACTGTATTGAGCATCCAGCGCTATCTAATAGTGGTACGTCAGAAAAGATTGCCTGAGATGAAAAATGCAATGCTCCTGGTTGTGCTCTGGATGGTTGCTTTCATTCTGTCAATCCCGGTTCTGGTGGTTCGACAGCTGTCAACACATCAGCAGCAGATAGTTTGTCAATCTCAATATTCTTCAGAGGCCCAGGGTGTGGTTGTGCTGCTGGCTGAGACTTTGTTtgatactttttctttttctgtcataGTATTTTCATACAAGCACATCCACAGGAAGATTAACCGGGCAGCATTTTTCAACAATCCACAGACAACTCGACTAGTGACCAGTATCATTGTAAGCTTTTTTGTCCTGCGGACTCCGTATCATGTCATAAATGTGCTGGGcgttgctgctatgtgtttaaaaaacaagagtcttttagatttttgtataaaaatgtgGGACATTGTTAAAGCATTTACATTTGTAAATAGCTGGCTGAATCCTCTTCTGTATGCATTTACTTCTAACATCATTTGTACAGTTTGTCGAAAAAAGGAACAGCGACAAAGACAGAGCCTCCAAAACATCCAAACACCAGACATGAGTACCGTGGATAGACATCATGATAtttag